In Falco peregrinus isolate bFalPer1 chromosome 9, bFalPer1.pri, whole genome shotgun sequence, the genomic stretch TCATCTTcatcctgcagagctgcttctaGAGCCGCCTGAACTTTGGGAGCAATGGCTGGACCTTCATAGTCTCTCGTTGTTCGGCTGGGCATGTCAAGTTCCAGTAGTACAATGTTCTCTGcctgaaacaaataaaagcagaatgcaaatctgcatgttttcacacaaattatttcctttccctccagaAGCTTATTCTTTAGTACTTTATAAATGTATgcaggacactgtaaaaattTACATCCCATAGAAGAAATCCTCCAAATCCTCTGAAATTCACATTCCCCTGATCAGGAGGGTAAACACAGGAAGGTTGTAACCACATCGGGGCTTACCCTGTACCGAGCCTCTGGACGAATCATCATGGACTTCCTGGCATGTTGGCTCAGTGGCCTTTTGTATCCTACAGCAGATACCGGTCTTTTCATCATCTGCTGGTTCctagagaaaaatattcagtctATTATACAACAGAAACAATAACTCCTCTTTGAGTTTATGAGCTAAAACATCTGCAAATTCCACACAGAAATATGTTTCAAGAGAGCAAAAACTACCTAGGCTGCATTTGCAGGAACAGCTCTCACAGCCAGAGACAAGCAGATAACAGAGTTATCTTGCATCATCTGCTCCCTGCGCAAAGGGGAGCATTTCTATATGCTTTTACTATACAGTCTGCAGTTACACTCAGCTGCACCCAACTTTCTAAACCTGCTGTAGAGAACTTTCTGTGTAGAGAGGCAGGATCTAGCCACAGCTTTCATAATAGTAATTATTCTTCAGAGCTTTCCAGtctaaagcagaaagaaatatgaTAGGAATTTACTGCTATTTTAGTAGTGAATGCACTATTACATATATTCCACATATAACTATTGGGCTCATCTAGAAGAAAAATCCCAGTCTTCCAAGAATTCTCCTAACTGTACATTCCTATTTTATTCAACCTACtaagaggaatattttttttattttattgtgcaGCAAGAAGCTACGAACTACAGGGCCAGTTTAAATCCCCAATTCAATCCCTCTTTTGATGTTCCTTGTTCTTGACAGCTAGAGGGTTTTCTGTGACCTGTAATTCTATCTCAAGAAAAGATTAGAAATACACTCACTCCAGACGGGTTATGGGATGCAGTTTCCACTGGTCTTCCTCTTCATCAAAGAATGATCTGTTCAtgatcttatttttttcttccaagggAATAAAATTTTCAATAATCAGGTGCCTACGTGCAAccacaaaaatgagaaatacacaAGAAACATAATTAGTAGATGACTTCCTCCACTGCTCCTCTCCCAATGACTTAATCCAGCCCTGGAAAAGGAggaatattttagttttctcaTGCTTAAATTTTGTTCCACAAGTGTGAACAATGCAGTCCCTCCGCTCCCCTCCCAAAGAAACTGCCTCTGTTACAGCTAACAGCAGGCAATGAAGCGATGGGATTTACTTTAGCTTGAGTTCCCTGGTAAGTTCATTTTGGGTCTGTTCCAGTTCCTGGCGCTCCTTGATGTGCTCTTCTTGGAGATCATGGATCTCTGCCTTCACAGCTTGCAGCTTGGAAAACAACTGGAACACACAGTAAGTGCCAAAGTCATAACCTGCCAATGTTCCTTTCACTTTCACACAAAAGTTGATTTTATTCCTAACTCACTAGACATcgaatatttttctttttacctttttgagCTTTTTGGTCTTTATGTCCACCTCTTGCTGAAGAGAACTATAGGTCTCCTTCAGCTCTAGTGTTTCCTCATCCCGACTTTCCATCTGTTGCTGGATTTCTCGCTCCCGACGTTTCTGAAGGATGTGACATACAATTAAAGACCGCAATTACATTGCAACCTCCAGGCTGACATAAATGAAACCAATGCTCAGGACGTTTTTACTTCCCTGGGTTCCAGGGCTTTTGCTTTAGCTTCATGCTCTTCCTATCTCTTGCCTTAGAAATACGAGAAGCATTAACTCTTCTTTGTTCTTATTTTGCTACTAAAAGCAGATAGTGTGAATAAGTGCTCAAGGTTCAATTAAAGAATCAAATTTCAGGTTTagtagttttttttctttttatcaatTCATCATTGCACTGAAGAATCACCAACAGAAAATGCataacagaaaattaacttttagCACGTAGTAAACATCCTTCCCTCAAGCTAATGACTGAACTGTCACTCTCTGAGGTCTCCCAATTATTTCTTTACCCACAGAGAGTTCCAGTCAAGGTATGACATAAATCTTTAACGTGAAtagctaaaagaaaattattataaaccttctttacatattttatacAATGTAAATAGGACACAAACCCTTCCCCCATCTTTTGAGATAAATTATTGCCATTAAACCAATTTTAGGGTTAACCCTGGGAAGATTTTCTAAGTTTCTCCTGACACAATGTTTTATAAAAgttctgcagcaaggctttttaTACAAAACAATAAATGTTCTTCCTTGTACCTGTTCTGCAATTTCCTGTCGTTTCTGTTCCAGGATTTTCTGCTGTTCGTTTGTGTGATCCACAATGTTTTTCCCTCCCACCAGAAGCTTGCTTTCCATTGCCTGAAAGGAAAAACCAGGGTCAGAAGTTTATTTCAGTGACTACGGAATGCAGCTTTCTCTCATACAGATACCACTTCTTCAGGGAATTCTCTTTCAAGTCAGCTGCTACAAGAATTACTATTTCTTAAAATTCCTATAAAACTGTGGGATTAATGAAATCGTAACTTGCTCAGAATTACACACTGCTGCAATGTGTGGCAAAGCTGGAGAACCAAGACACGGGCTCCCCTGTAAAGTACTTGTTAATGATCTGTGACAGAATGAAGCATTTTTTGTGCTACAGCTTGTGAAAAGATGCGTCATCACACTTTATTGTGCAGATTGCTTAAGATCCTACAAGATGAGCACATAAGAACAATGAAACAACTCATGAATATTGAAATATGTAATTAATGGTGGAAATGTCATCTTCTGTCttgaaacagtttattttaaaatctttcaatCTAAACACAAATCACTATCCTGGAAACTTCTTGTGAAATGTCTTTCCAAATAGGGAAACCCTCTATTCTCCCCACAGCCTAAACCGCTTTCAAAAAGCACAACAAGGAAAAATTCTACCTTGATTTTAGCACTCAacatttctgttgcttctttctCTCGTCTCAGGTcctccattttcttctctttctctttcagcagtctcatcttttcttctgctacCAAGCTGTGATCCTCAACTATAGCTTTCTTCTCAATCTccagcttttcttgttgctccCTCCAATAGTCATCTTTGTCATCTCCTTCATCCTCGCCCTCTTCAgtgtcctcctcctcttccccaccatctctcctcctttccctcctctttcttttgccaATAGACCGTTTTTCCAACTGTGCCTTGAGTCGAGCAATCTCTTCCTGGAATTCTCGTAGCAGAGCATCCTTAGGATCCTCATTCACTCGTGGCTTGTTCTTGATGTTTTTGGCACGATTGGCATACCTCAGCGTTGTCAGAGTCTCCTCTACATTGTACGAGGCAGGGCCTATATTGGCCACCATCACAGTTTTGGCATTGCCACCTAACGAGTCTTGAAGTAACCTAGTCAGCTTTGAGTCCCGGTATGGAATGTGTGTGCTTTTGCCATCTAC encodes the following:
- the KIF3B gene encoding kinesin-like protein KIF3B isoform X1, which gives rise to MSKLKSSESVRVVVRCRPMNSKEKTASYEKVVNVDVKLGQVSVKNPRGTSHELPKTFTFDAVYDWNSKQVELYDETFRPLVDSVLQGFNGTIFAYGQTGTGKTYTMEGVRGDPEKRGVIPNSFDHIFTHISRSQNQQYLVRASYLEIYQEEIRDLLSKDQSKRLELKERPDTGVYVKDLSSFVTKSVKEIEHVMNVGNQNRSVGATNMNEHSSRSHAIFVITIECSELGLDGENHIRVGKLNLVDLAGSERQAKTGAQGERLKEATKINLSLSALGNVISALVDGKSTHIPYRDSKLTRLLQDSLGGNAKTVMVANIGPASYNVEETLTTLRYANRAKNIKNKPRVNEDPKDALLREFQEEIARLKAQLEKRSIGKRKRRERRRDGGEEEEDTEEGEDEGDDKDDYWREQQEKLEIEKKAIVEDHSLVAEEKMRLLKEKEKKMEDLRREKEATEMLSAKIKAMESKLLVGGKNIVDHTNEQQKILEQKRQEIAEQKRREREIQQQMESRDEETLELKETYSSLQQEVDIKTKKLKKLFSKLQAVKAEIHDLQEEHIKERQELEQTQNELTRELKLKHLIIENFIPLEEKNKIMNRSFFDEEEDQWKLHPITRLENQQMMKRPVSAVGYKRPLSQHARKSMMIRPEARYRAENIVLLELDMPSRTTRDYEGPAIAPKVQAALEAALQDEDEIQVDASTFESTSNKKSKPRPKTGRKSGGSSSAGTHSSQLYPQSRGLVPK
- the KIF3B gene encoding kinesin-like protein KIF3B isoform X2 yields the protein MSKLKSSESVRVVVRCRPMNSKEKTASYEKVVNVDVKLGQVSVKNPRGTSHELPKTFTFDAVYDWNSKQVELYDETFRPLVDSVLQGFNGTIFAYGQTGTGKTYTMEGVRGDPEKRGVIPNSFDHIFTHISRSQNQQYLVRASYLEIYQEEIRDLLSKDQSKRLELKERPDTGVYVKDLSSFVTKSVKEIEHVMNVGNQNRSVGATNMNEHSSRSHAIFVITIECSELGLDGENHIRVGKLNLVDLAGSERQAKTGAQGERLKEATKINLSLSALGNVISALVDGKSTHIPYRDSKLTRLLQDSLGGNAKTVMVANIGPASYNVEETLTTLRYANRAKNIKNKPRVNEDPKDALLREFQEEIARLKAQLEKRSIGKRKRRERRRDGGEEEEDTEEGEDEGDDKDDYWREQQEKLEIEKKAIVEDHSLVAEEKMRLLKEKEKKMEDLRREKEATEMLSAKIKAMESKLLVGGKNIVDHTNEQQKILEQKRQEIAEQKRREREIQQQMESRDEETLELKETYSSLQQEVDIKTKKLKKLFSKLQAVKAEIHDLQEEHIKERQELEQTQNELTRELKLKHLIIENFIPLEEKNKIMNRSFFDEEEDQWKLHPITRLENQQMMKRPVSAVGYKRPLSQHARKSMMIRPEARYRAENIVLLELDMPSRTTRDYEGPAIAPKVQAALEAALQDEDEIQVDASTFESTSNKKSKPRHK